From one Zhongshania sp. R06B22 genomic stretch:
- a CDS encoding NAD(P)H-hydrate dehydratase, giving the protein MSQPETIEPEILYTAAQVRELDRLAIASGIPGIELMSRAGLAAYRQVQQRWPDHSPVEVFCGGGNNGGDGYIIAALAKVDGLPVRVWALADPALLQGDAALAMQQALDAGVEIQSWQGEEPDLNSVIVDAMLGTGLSGVVREKYMQAISTINACGAPVLAIDVPSGLCSDTGSQLGVAVRASATISFIGRKRGLYTLAGSDCAGCKVFDGLAVPRGVYRQLNVSRAETTLHLNGASMLAQWGARPRNAHKGMFGHVLVVGGDLGMAGANLLASSAAARSGAGLVSCVTQPQHSGIFIAARPELMVHGISREQLASGDTLDSLIEKASVIVIGPGLGQGSWGQSLLKAVLHSDKPLVVDADALNLLALSPELLHSHSGPRILTPHPGEAARLLACSTVAVQSDRFASVMALRDKYQATVLLKGAGTLIADADSASPLYLNSGGNPGMATGGMGDVLSGVIAAFIAQGHPPTAATCLAAAVHAAAADCAARQGERGMLAGDVIDNLRGVINGYAAVS; this is encoded by the coding sequence ATGTCACAGCCAGAAACTATCGAACCGGAAATACTCTATACCGCCGCGCAGGTGCGTGAGCTGGATAGACTCGCCATTGCTAGCGGTATACCTGGGATAGAGCTGATGAGTAGAGCTGGCTTGGCTGCATATAGACAAGTGCAGCAGCGCTGGCCCGATCACTCCCCCGTCGAGGTGTTTTGCGGTGGCGGCAATAATGGCGGCGACGGTTACATTATTGCGGCACTGGCCAAAGTGGATGGTTTGCCGGTGCGGGTATGGGCCTTAGCGGATCCCGCCTTATTGCAAGGAGACGCCGCACTGGCAATGCAGCAGGCTTTGGACGCGGGGGTGGAGATCCAGTCTTGGCAAGGTGAAGAGCCGGATTTAAACAGCGTCATTGTCGATGCGATGCTAGGTACAGGTTTGAGCGGCGTGGTTCGCGAAAAATACATGCAGGCGATTTCGACCATTAATGCCTGTGGCGCGCCGGTGTTGGCAATAGACGTGCCCTCCGGCCTGTGTAGCGATACTGGTAGCCAGCTTGGTGTCGCCGTTCGGGCTTCAGCGACCATTAGCTTTATTGGTCGAAAGCGCGGTTTATATACTTTAGCGGGAAGTGATTGCGCTGGTTGCAAAGTGTTTGATGGCTTGGCGGTGCCGAGAGGAGTCTATCGGCAACTTAATGTCAGTAGAGCCGAAACAACACTGCATTTGAATGGCGCTTCAATGTTAGCGCAGTGGGGCGCGCGGCCTCGTAACGCCCACAAGGGCATGTTTGGTCATGTCTTGGTGGTCGGTGGTGATTTAGGAATGGCGGGTGCAAATTTACTGGCGTCAAGCGCGGCGGCTCGCAGTGGCGCGGGTTTGGTGTCGTGCGTTACGCAACCGCAACACAGCGGCATTTTTATTGCTGCTAGGCCCGAGTTGATGGTGCATGGAATAAGTCGCGAGCAGTTGGCTAGCGGCGATACCTTGGACTCATTGATTGAAAAGGCCAGTGTCATTGTGATTGGCCCTGGGCTTGGTCAAGGGTCTTGGGGGCAATCGCTGTTAAAGGCGGTTTTGCACTCTGATAAACCTCTGGTGGTAGACGCGGACGCACTTAATTTGTTGGCCCTGAGCCCTGAGCTCCTGCATTCTCACAGCGGGCCACGTATACTCACGCCACATCCAGGTGAAGCGGCGAGACTGTTGGCGTGTAGTACCGTCGCAGTGCAGAGCGATCGCTTTGCGAGCGTGATGGCCTTGCGGGATAAATATCAGGCGACAGTGCTGCTCAAAGGCGCGGGGACGCTTATCGCCGATGCAGACAGCGCATCGCCGCTGTACTTAAATAGCGGTGGTAATCCCGGAATGGCGACCGGCGGTATGGGCGACGTACTTTCTGGCGTCATCGCCGCGTTCATTGCGCAGGGGCATCCACCCACTGCGGCAACGTGTTTGGCGGCTGCGGTTCACGCTGCCGCTGCAGATTGCGCGGCTAGACAGGGCGAGAGAGGTATGCTGGCTGGCGATGTTATTGATAATTTACGAGGTGTGATCAACGGGTATGCAGCGGTATCTTGA
- the tsaE gene encoding tRNA (adenosine(37)-N6)-threonylcarbamoyltransferase complex ATPase subunit type 1 TsaE: MQRYLDGEADTVAAGESLGKAMRGGVVVYLDGQLGAGKTTFCRGVLRAFGYAGPVKSPTYTLVEAYEDLVWATEPPELKTVSVYHFDLYRLGDPEELEYMGIRDYFNDDAVCLIEWPQRGRGFLPSADIMVSIEAQGAGRIIAARGETLRGQKILAQLSEYETD; encoded by the coding sequence ATGCAGCGGTATCTTGACGGTGAGGCCGATACGGTGGCGGCGGGAGAGTCTTTGGGTAAGGCGATGCGCGGCGGTGTTGTGGTGTATTTGGATGGCCAATTAGGCGCGGGTAAAACCACTTTTTGTCGCGGGGTACTGCGGGCGTTTGGCTATGCTGGCCCGGTAAAAAGTCCAACCTATACCTTAGTAGAGGCGTATGAAGACTTAGTTTGGGCAACGGAACCGCCGGAGCTTAAGACGGTCAGTGTTTATCACTTCGATTTATATCGCCTCGGCGATCCTGAAGAGCTGGAGTATATGGGTATTCGCGATTATTTTAATGATGATGCGGTGTGTTTAATCGAATGGCCTCAGCGCGGCCGTGGCTTTTTGCCATCTGCTGACATAATGGTTAGCATTGAAGCGCAGGGAGCAGGTCGCATTATTGCCGCGCGGGGCGAGACTTTACGTGGGCAGAAAATTCTGGCGCAGTTGAGCGAATATGAAACGGATTAG